The following are encoded together in the Salvia hispanica cultivar TCC Black 2014 chromosome 6, UniMelb_Shisp_WGS_1.0, whole genome shotgun sequence genome:
- the LOC125191744 gene encoding zinc finger CCCH domain-containing protein 13-like isoform X2, whose product MADRRDAHKTKQSAEIRRSSTGRREDVDLRERLNRNRSPSRKSPDKGKGKARQTSYGDDSSPGKRIDRNVSKKRRLDDHDDYSGRMSDDKMRGTHYDKPKFQLIKEADSLTSEVHELKRKLSKEKEERERFTTNVKKFIEAHYSHLQLENELKRSQDQIKHLVAQLEADILTRRVFSSSEEDDELKKSQGDEGGPDSSSRRLRSRVEVHGKSPQG is encoded by the exons atGGCAGATCGGAGGGATGCGCACAAGACAAAGCAATCCGCCGAAATCCGCCGCTCTTCCACTG GACGTCGAGAGGATGTTGACTTGCGAGAAAGGCTCAACAGGAACCGTTCTCCATCGCGTAAATCACCAGATAAAGGAAAGGGAAAAGCAAGACAAACTTCTTATG GAGATGATAGCTCTCCTGGGAAAAGGAT TGATagaaatgtgagtaagaaaaGGCGTTTGGATGACCATGATGATTACTCCGGCAGGATGTCAGATGATAAG ATGAGAGGAACGCACTATGACAAACCAAAGTTCCAG CTGATTAAGGAAGCTGATTCGTTAACTTCTGAAGTTCATGAACTTAAGAGGAAACTTTctaaagagaaagaagagcgGGAAAG GTTTACTACAAACGTCAAAAAGTTCATTGAAGCACATTACTCTCACTTGCAATTAGAGAACGAACTAAAGAG ATCACAGGATCAGATTAAGCATTTGGTTGCGCAGCTTGAAGCAGATATACTGACTCGCAGGGTATTTTCCTCGAGTGAAGAGGATGACGAACTGAAGAA ATCACAGGGTGATGAGGGCGGACCAGATTCTTCCTCACGTAGGCTGAGGTCACGTGTcgaagttcatgggaaatcaCCTCAAG GTTAG
- the LOC125191745 gene encoding zinc finger CCCH domain-containing protein 40-like, whose translation MQIDDQLREAYAEISRLEDDKQRLQMYLEDKDKETDSLTSEIHELEMQLSEAKEEGKRFTTKVKKFIEAHNRHLRLQDELKRSEARLQKLVEHPDLDVGEGSEDDASSDDELFLT comes from the exons ATGCAAATTGATGATCAG CTGAGAGAAGCATACGCTGAAATTAGCCGGCTGGAGGATGACAAACAACGGCTGCAGATGTACCTAGAGGACAAGGATAAGGAAACCGATTCATTAACTTCTGAAATTCATGAACTTGAGATGCAACTTTCTGAAGCGAAAGAAGAGGGGAAAAG GTTTACGACAAAAGTAAAGAAGTTCATTGAAGCACATAACCGTCACTTGCGATTGCAGGACGAACTAAAGAG ATCAGAGGCTCGGCTTCAGAAGTTGGTTGAGCACCCTGATTTAGATGTCGGGGAAGGCAGTGAAGATGATGCCTCGAGTGATGATGAACTCTTCCTCACGTAG
- the LOC125191744 gene encoding zinc finger CCCH domain-containing protein 13-like isoform X3, which yields MRTRQSNPPKSAALPLDVERMLTCEKGSTGTVLHRVNHQIKEREKQDKLLMEMIALLGKGFFFCCSDRNVSKKRRLDDHDDYSGRMSDDKMRGTHYDKPKFQLIKEADSLTSEVHELKRKLSKEKEERERFTTNVKKFIEAHYSHLQLENELKRSQDQIKHLVAQLEADILTRRVFSSSEEDDELKKSQGDEGGPDSSSRRLRSRVEVHGKSPQG from the exons ATGCGCACAAGACAAAGCAATCCGCCGAAATCCGCCGCTCTTCCACTG GACGTCGAGAGGATGTTGACTTGCGAGAAAGGCTCAACAGGAACCGTTCTCCATCGCGTAAATCACCAGATAAAGGAAAGGGAAAAGCAAGACAAACTTCTTATG GAGATGATAGCTCTCCTGGGAAAAGGAT ttttcttttgttgCAGTGATagaaatgtgagtaagaaaaGGCGTTTGGATGACCATGATGATTACTCCGGCAGGATGTCAGATGATAAG ATGAGAGGAACGCACTATGACAAACCAAAGTTCCAG CTGATTAAGGAAGCTGATTCGTTAACTTCTGAAGTTCATGAACTTAAGAGGAAACTTTctaaagagaaagaagagcgGGAAAG GTTTACTACAAACGTCAAAAAGTTCATTGAAGCACATTACTCTCACTTGCAATTAGAGAACGAACTAAAGAG ATCACAGGATCAGATTAAGCATTTGGTTGCGCAGCTTGAAGCAGATATACTGACTCGCAGGGTATTTTCCTCGAGTGAAGAGGATGACGAACTGAAGAA ATCACAGGGTGATGAGGGCGGACCAGATTCTTCCTCACGTAGGCTGAGGTCACGTGTcgaagttcatgggaaatcaCCTCAAG GTTAG
- the LOC125191744 gene encoding zinc finger CCCH domain-containing protein 13-like isoform X4 has product MRAQEYPECVLCTVYILGESGRREDVDLRERLNRNRSPSRKSPDKGKGKARQTSYGDDSSPGKRIDRNVSKKRRLDDHDDYSGRMSDDKMRGTHYDKPKFQLIKEADSLTSEVHELKRKLSKEKEERERFTTNVKKFIEAHYSHLQLENELKRSQDQIKHLVAQLEADILTRRVFSSSEEDDELKKSQGDEGGPDSSSRRLRSRVEVHGKSPQG; this is encoded by the exons ATGAGGGCCCAAGAATATCCCGAATGCGTATTGTGCACTGTATATATTCTCGGAGAGAGTG GACGTCGAGAGGATGTTGACTTGCGAGAAAGGCTCAACAGGAACCGTTCTCCATCGCGTAAATCACCAGATAAAGGAAAGGGAAAAGCAAGACAAACTTCTTATG GAGATGATAGCTCTCCTGGGAAAAGGAT TGATagaaatgtgagtaagaaaaGGCGTTTGGATGACCATGATGATTACTCCGGCAGGATGTCAGATGATAAG ATGAGAGGAACGCACTATGACAAACCAAAGTTCCAG CTGATTAAGGAAGCTGATTCGTTAACTTCTGAAGTTCATGAACTTAAGAGGAAACTTTctaaagagaaagaagagcgGGAAAG GTTTACTACAAACGTCAAAAAGTTCATTGAAGCACATTACTCTCACTTGCAATTAGAGAACGAACTAAAGAG ATCACAGGATCAGATTAAGCATTTGGTTGCGCAGCTTGAAGCAGATATACTGACTCGCAGGGTATTTTCCTCGAGTGAAGAGGATGACGAACTGAAGAA ATCACAGGGTGATGAGGGCGGACCAGATTCTTCCTCACGTAGGCTGAGGTCACGTGTcgaagttcatgggaaatcaCCTCAAG GTTAG
- the LOC125191744 gene encoding zinc finger CCCH domain-containing protein 13-like isoform X1: MFTPRAFYFFGSFDRVMDVERMLTCEKGSTGTVLHRVNHQIKEREKQDKLLMEMIALLGKGFFFCCSDRNVSKKRRLDDHDDYSGRMSDDKMRGTHYDKPKFQLIKEADSLTSEVHELKRKLSKEKEERERFTTNVKKFIEAHYSHLQLENELKRSQDQIKHLVAQLEADILTRRVFSSSEEDDELKKSQGDEGGPDSSSRRLRSRVEVHGKSPQG; this comes from the exons atgtttacaCCGAGAGCCTTTTATTTCTTTGGCTCATTTGATCGAGTGATG GACGTCGAGAGGATGTTGACTTGCGAGAAAGGCTCAACAGGAACCGTTCTCCATCGCGTAAATCACCAGATAAAGGAAAGGGAAAAGCAAGACAAACTTCTTATG GAGATGATAGCTCTCCTGGGAAAAGGAT ttttcttttgttgCAGTGATagaaatgtgagtaagaaaaGGCGTTTGGATGACCATGATGATTACTCCGGCAGGATGTCAGATGATAAG ATGAGAGGAACGCACTATGACAAACCAAAGTTCCAG CTGATTAAGGAAGCTGATTCGTTAACTTCTGAAGTTCATGAACTTAAGAGGAAACTTTctaaagagaaagaagagcgGGAAAG GTTTACTACAAACGTCAAAAAGTTCATTGAAGCACATTACTCTCACTTGCAATTAGAGAACGAACTAAAGAG ATCACAGGATCAGATTAAGCATTTGGTTGCGCAGCTTGAAGCAGATATACTGACTCGCAGGGTATTTTCCTCGAGTGAAGAGGATGACGAACTGAAGAA ATCACAGGGTGATGAGGGCGGACCAGATTCTTCCTCACGTAGGCTGAGGTCACGTGTcgaagttcatgggaaatcaCCTCAAG GTTAG
- the LOC125191744 gene encoding zinc finger CCCH domain-containing protein 13-like isoform X5, with the protein MLTCEKGSTGTVLHRVNHQIKEREKQDKLLMEMIALLGKGFFFCCSDRNVSKKRRLDDHDDYSGRMSDDKMRGTHYDKPKFQLIKEADSLTSEVHELKRKLSKEKEERERFTTNVKKFIEAHYSHLQLENELKRSQDQIKHLVAQLEADILTRRVFSSSEEDDELKKSQGDEGGPDSSSRRLRSRVEVHGKSPQG; encoded by the exons ATGTTGACTTGCGAGAAAGGCTCAACAGGAACCGTTCTCCATCGCGTAAATCACCAGATAAAGGAAAGGGAAAAGCAAGACAAACTTCTTATG GAGATGATAGCTCTCCTGGGAAAAGGAT ttttcttttgttgCAGTGATagaaatgtgagtaagaaaaGGCGTTTGGATGACCATGATGATTACTCCGGCAGGATGTCAGATGATAAG ATGAGAGGAACGCACTATGACAAACCAAAGTTCCAG CTGATTAAGGAAGCTGATTCGTTAACTTCTGAAGTTCATGAACTTAAGAGGAAACTTTctaaagagaaagaagagcgGGAAAG GTTTACTACAAACGTCAAAAAGTTCATTGAAGCACATTACTCTCACTTGCAATTAGAGAACGAACTAAAGAG ATCACAGGATCAGATTAAGCATTTGGTTGCGCAGCTTGAAGCAGATATACTGACTCGCAGGGTATTTTCCTCGAGTGAAGAGGATGACGAACTGAAGAA ATCACAGGGTGATGAGGGCGGACCAGATTCTTCCTCACGTAGGCTGAGGTCACGTGTcgaagttcatgggaaatcaCCTCAAG GTTAG
- the LOC125191743 gene encoding putative disease resistance RPP13-like protein 3, giving the protein MSEAIISGALQKLESVLVEPLDMDTNTEELLKEVIDELREMLDFWRRKDSRKRSMLNYLLADFAEIAQYSADLTIHIHEDKFYNVIFPFLCILTRTRRHMERFVVGKGVSSVGEDEGVVVGLEKDVQQLIGKVILNEELQHYMTLCIKGMIGVGKTTLARRVYNHTAIVEKFKHRRAWISMSPNISIHEVLVELVKQMLVELDGDSLLLEEMDNRSLRQMLCQHMEGMPYFIVLDNMPRELLLLSFYIDLPTGHGCRMLITCQQELPAEDIFYTHEMKALDSEKSWKLFSKTIDKFTSCENKFSKELEWKAKEMLKKCGGLPMAIINVGRQKAEQRLSGIEWEELFDSIDLSESLKSLEPMYHELDEIRQSCFLHMSFFKENAIMREEKLDHIWTITGTNTRRTSEDGEVINISRFHIDYLVSESIIEVVHDFRYYEVKRCRTNLLLHMLSIKIAQEKLGLEIIRNDGNDRPSQSPRHRIIHCGRDKFNHSTNQEKNLVSLIFHGGGDFLDNATSSYWKSFDILSILDMEDFGVKTLSETIGTLMELRYLGLRNNYIQEIPYSLGGLKRLEVFDIALNFMVEVPDIINEMASLCHLYMSDVIYPKPLKVDAPLNLETLTYISIYDWTYEVSSLEKMTRLQ; this is encoded by the exons ATGTCAGAGGCCATCATCTCAGGGGCGTTACAGAAACTCGAATCTGTTCTGGTTGAGCCGCTAGATATGGATACCAATACTGAGGAATTGCTGAAAGAGGTGATAGATGAGCTGAGAGAGATGCTGGATTTCTGGAGAAGGAAAGATTCGAGAAAGAGGAGCATGCTAAATTATTTGCTAGCTGACTTTGCTGAGATAGCTCAATATTCAGCAGACCTCACAATACACATTCATGAGGACAAATTCTACAATGTTATATTTCCTTTCCTATGCATCCTGACGCGGACAAGACGCCACATGGAGAGGTTTGTAGTTGGTAAAGGTGTGAGCAGTGTTGGAGAAGACGAAGGTGTGGTGGTGGGCTTGGAGAAAGACGTGCAACAGCTTATTGGCAAAGTGATTCTTAACGAGGAGTTGCAGCATTACATGACTTTGTGTATCAAAGGCATGATTGGTGTGGGAAAGACGACTCTTGCCAGAAGAGTATACAACCACACGGCCATCGTTGAAAAATTCAAGCACCGCCGTGCATGGATAAGCATGTCACCTAACATAAGCATACATGAGGTGCTTGTGGAACTGGTAAAGCAGATGTTGGTGGAACTTGATGGAGATTCGTTGTTGCTCGAGGAAATGGACAACCGCAGTCTTCGACAGATGCTTTGCCAACACATGGAAGGAATGCCATATTTCATAGTTCTCGACAACATGCCGAGAGAATTGCTTTTGTTATCCTTCTATATAGATCTTCCAACAG GTCATGGATGTAGAATGTTGATCACCTGTCAGCAAGAGCTTCCAGCTGAAGACATCTTTTATACTCACGAGATGAAAGCTTTGGATTCTGAAAAGAGCTGGAAATTGTTTTCAAAaacaattgataaatttacaaGTTGTGAGAACAAATTCTCAAAGGAGTTGGAGTGGAAGGCCAAAGAGATGTTGAAAAAATGTGGGGGTTTGCCGATGGCTATAATAAATGTTGGAAGGCAGAAAGCAGAACAGAGACTTTCAGGTATTGAATGGGAAGAACtttttgattcaattgatttgagTGAATCATTGAAGTCATTGGAGCCGATGTATCATGAATTGGATGAAATACGTCAGTCATGTTTCTTGCATATGTCCTTTTTTaaggaaaatgcaataatgagagaagaaaagttGGATCATATTTGGACTATAACTGGAACAAATACTCGAAGAACTTCGGAAGATGGAGAAGTAATAAACATATCACGATTTCATATAGACTATTTAGTCAGTGAATCCATTATTGAAGTTGTGCACGATTTCCGATACTATGAAGTAAAAAGGTGTCGCACCAATCTTTTACTACACATGCTATCCATCAAAATAGCACAGGAGAAATTGGGGTTGGAGATAATAAGGAATGATGGAAATGATCGGCCCTCTCAGAGTCCTCGTCATCGTATTATCCATTGTGGCAGAGACAAGTTCAATCACTCAAcgaatcaagaaaaaaatcttGTTTCACTCATCTTCCACGGAGGTGGGGACTTCTTGGACAATGCTACCTCGTCTTATTGGAAGAGTTTTGACATACTCAGCATACTTGACATGGAAGATTTTGGAGTGAAGACTTTGTCGGAAACTATTGGCACATTGATGGAGTTAAGGTATTTGGGATTGAGAAACAATTACATACAAGAGATCCCATACTCATTGGGCGGCTTGAAAAGGCTTGAGGTTTTCGATATAGCTCTAAACTTTATGGTGGAGGTGCCAGATATTATCAATGAAATGGCTAGCCTTTGTCATCTTTATATGTCTGATGTGATTTACCCAAAGCCTTTGAAAGTAGATGCGCCACTTAATCTCGAGACCCTAACCTACATCTCGATTTATGATTGGACATATGAGGTCTCGAGCTTGGAGAAGATGACTCGTCTCCAGTAA
- the LOC125195621 gene encoding probable disease resistance protein At1g58602 gives MKTLDSEKSWKLLLKTIDTFTGNENKFSKDMERKGKEMLKKCGGLPLAIVDVGRQKAKQILSGTKWEELFDSIDLSETLKLLEPMYDGLDEELKACFLYMSFFKENAIMRQEKLEQIWTINIQRSIIEVMLTRAYNLVKESIIEVVHDFQFNFEVKRLHINPLLHMLSIKIAEKELGFEILRNDGNDRPSQSPRHRVIHCGRGKFSYSTNQDKNLISLIFHGGGGYLEDASPSYWRSFELLSLLDLEDFGVKTLSESIGTLIELRYLGLRNNYIQEIPHSLEGLKKLEVLDIALNFMVNVPDIIHEMGSLRFLYMSDVIPRKPLKVDALQNLETLTYISIYDWTYEVLTSEKMTSLVKLGIDEIDENSHTSKLFASLAMLKRFRTFNLRGFRFRSMPCLDEIGVLDSLYKLRLDGRLARLPSAIGSHRWISYFVLVNTCLDEDPMQVLQKMRRLKVIKLRNAYTGRQMVIAESSLKSLRILRINELWNLRDVRVEGDGMSFLQQLEIKNCPHLDNLPKWICWMRFLKKFSMVTTKHIATKIRNSRLISNILEVDISP, from the coding sequence ATGAAAACTTTGGATTCAGAAAAGAGCTGGAAATTGCTTTTGAAAACAATAGATACATTTACAGGTAATGAGAACAAATTCTCGAAGGACATGGAGAGGAAGGGCAAAGAGATGTTGAAAAAATGTGGGGGTTTGCCGCTAGCTATAGTAGATGTTGGTAGGCAGAAAGCAAAGCAGATACTTTCAGGGACTAAATGGGAAGAACtttttgattcaattgatttaagtGAAACTTTGAAGTTATTGGAGCCGATGTATGATGGATTGGATGAAGAACTCAAGGCATGTTTCTTGtatatgtcattttttaaggaaaatgcaataatgaGGCAAGAAAAGTTGGAGCAGATATGGACTATAAACATACAAAGATCTATTATTGAAGTCATGCTAACACGTGCATACAATTTAGTCAAAGAATCCATTATTGAAGTCGTGCACGATTTCCAATTCAACTTTGAAGTAAAAAGGTTACACATCAATCCTTTGCTACACATGTTATCCATCAAAATAGCAGAAAAGGAATTGGGATTTGAGATATTGAGGAATGATGGAAATGATCGACCCTCTCAGAGTCCTCGTCATCGTGTTATCCATTGTGGCAGAGGCAAGTTTAGCTACTCCACGAATCAAGACAAAAATCTTATTTCTCTCATCTTCCATGGAGGTGGGGGATATTTGGAAGATGCTAGCCCGTCTTATTGGAGGAGTTTTGAACTACTTAGTTTACTCGACTTGGAAGATTTTGGGGTGAAGACATTATCAGAATCTATCGGCACATTAATTGAGCTAAGGTATTTGGGATTGAGAAACAATTACATACAAGAGATCCCACACTCGTTGGAGGGCTTGAAAAAGCTTGAGGTTCTCGATATAGCTCTAAACTTTATGGTGAATGTGCCGGATATTATCCATGAAATGGGTAGCCTTCGTTTTCTATACATGTCTGACGTGATTCCCCGGAAGCCTTTGAAGGTAGATGCACTACAGAATCTCGAGACCCTAACCTACATCTCGATTTACGATTGGACATATGAGGTCTTGACCTCGGAGAAGATGACAAGTCTCGTTAAATTGGGcattgatgaaattgatgaaaacTCGCATACAAGCAAGCTCTTTGCATCACTGGCTATGTTAAAGAGATTTAGAACCTTTAACTTGCGAGGATTTCGTTTCAGAAGCATGCCATGTTTGGACGAGATTGGTGTTCTAGATAGTCTCTATAAACTCCGATTGGATGGACGACTGGCTAGGCTACCAAGTGCCATTGGATCCCATCGATGGATTTCTTACTTTGTCTTGGTAAATACTTGTCTGGATGAAGACCCCATGCAGGTGTTACAGAAAATGAGACGACTGAAAGTCATCAAACTGCGGAATGCATACACTGGTCGACAAATGGTGATTGCCGAAAGTAGCCTTAAATCTCTCAGAATCCTACGCATCAACGAGTTGTGGAATTTGAGAGATGTTCGAGTTGAAGGCGATGGAATGTCATTTCTCCAACAACTAGAAATCAAGAATTGTCCACACTTGGATAATCTCCCAAAATGGATTTGTTGGATGAGGTTTCTGAAGAAGTTCAGTATGGTAACAACCAAACACATTGCAACAAAGATAAGAAATTCGCGCTTGATCTCCAATATACTGGAAGTTGATATTAGTCCATAA
- the LOC125193317 gene encoding (+)-cis,trans-nepetalactol synthase NEPS2-like: MAIKKKLQGKVAIVTGGASGIGETTARALADHGARAVVIADIQSEKGRAVAESIGLQRCAYVQCDVADEEQVAAMVEWTATTYGGLDVMFSNAGTLAGSPQTILELDFSEYERVMRVNARGMAVCVKQAARKMVETGTRGAIVCAAGAAAEKATVSVTDFVMSKRAVLGLVRCASLQLGKHGIRVNSVSMGAVLTPLAARHGIETPADVEEYIGRYTSLKGAMLTAENVADAVAFLASDEAAFVTGVDLKVDGGMIAMPFDMSN, translated from the coding sequence ATGGCAATCAAGAAAAAGCTTCAAGGCAAAGTAGCAATTGTAACCGGCGGCGCCAGCGGCATCGGCGAGACCACTGCCCGCGCCCTGGCCGACCACGGCGCGCGCGCGGTGGTGATCGCCGATATCCAATCCGAAAAGGGCCGCGCTGTGGCCGAATCCATCGGCCTGCAGCGCTGCGCCTACGTCCAGTGCGACGTGGCGGACGAGGAACAAGTCGCGGCCATGGTCGAATGGACGGCGACGACGTACGGCGGCCTCGACGTGATGTTCAGCAACGCCGGCACCTTGGCCGGCTCCCCTCAGACCATCCTGGAGCTGGACTTTTCGGAATACGAGCGCGTGATGCGCGTGAACGCGCGTGGGATGGCGGTATGCGTGAAGCAGGCGGCGCGTAAGATGGTGGAGACGGGGACGAGGGGGGCCATCGTGTGCGCGGCGGGTGCGGCGGCGGAGAAGGCGACGGTGAGCGTGACGGACTTCGTGATGTCGAAGAGGGCGGTGCTGGGGCTGGTGCGGTGCGCGAGCTTGCAGCTCGGGAAGCACGGGATTCGGGTGAACAGCGTGTCGATGGGGGCGGTGCTCACGCCGCTAGCCGCGAGGCACGGGATTGAGACGCCCGCGGATGTGGAGGAGTATATCGGACGCTACACGAGCTTGAAAGGGGCGATGCTCACGGCCGAGAACGTGGCGGACGCGGTGGCGTTTCTGGCTTCGGATGAGGCGGCTTTTGTCACCGGAGTTGATTTGAAGGTGGATGGCGGGATGATTGCCATGCCATTTGACATGTCAAATTAA